The DNA region ATTCTGATGTTTCTGAAGTCGTATACTAATTCTTTTGAATTTCTGTACAGATACTATTTTGCATGTGTGTGAATGTTGAGCTACAGAAAATACATAAACATACATAAAGTAACATAAACATACATAGAATGAAAATATTGGAACTGTTTTTAGAGCTTTCCCTAAATATCTGTGAAGGTTTACATTTCAATCAGgattatttgttttatgtttatttttttaaatcttcccaATTATTGTGAGATTGATACACATTTTTAGAGAAGAATATGTAACTTTATACTATAAACATCTTCAATTGCTTTTTTGCTGAGCTTGgttctctctttttaaattttttttattttttttactttgggTTTCTTGAGCTAAACAGAGTTCTTAGAAACATCTGAACATCTGGGTAAGAATATGTGAGTGCAAGACAGACAATTAAACATTTAAAGGCACTCTGGAACTTTTAAAATTCAACCCATATGAAGAATTCATCATGTTTCATACAATATCTGAATAGAGGCTAATTATTATTCTCTGAGGCAATATTGTGGTGGGAGGACTTCTGAACTGATATTTCAGGCCATGTGTGTTGAATTTCTGCAAGCGAAATGCTTTTGTAAAGACTGCCAAATAAGCCACCTTCCTCTAACTGGTATACACCTATTGCTTCCCCCTTTTCCTCCTATTTTGGTGAGTATCATAAGATAATTCTAACACAGATCGGAAGAGCATGGACAAGAGTGGAAGTGTTGCAATGGATTAGGTTCAATGTATGCGAATGACAGGGTGAGAGGCATGGTGTTCTGTATATTGGGAAGCATATTTGGAAGAAGAGAAGACAGTAGCGAAACTTGTTCCAATTAATTGCTAGACCTAGATTAGTGCTCTAAAATGCAGCAAATTAAACAGATCTTTCTGAAAAAATGAGTCCAGAAATACATGGCACAGAACAAGAATGGCAAGGAACCAGAATCTGGTGAATGttgtttatttacatatttttaggGTGCCAAATATCTTTTATTCCACTCTTTGTCTGCCAATATTTTGTGGGTTGCTGTTGCTTAATTAATTCTTTGAAGCTCTAAAAAATTACTGCCTGGCAAAAGTGCAGACTGAGGAAAATATTGATAGCTTCTGTGCTTCTTGTTCACCTTGTATTTGTCTGCTTATAGGATTTCATATTGTTTCTTAGTGCtttattaagaaataaaatgtattcaaatataatatttactttttgttgttgtttgttgctgctgttgtttttctcagGAATGTACAATCATGCCAGGTGACAGTCATCTCTTCCCAGATATTGACTGGTTGATAGGAAACCATTCAGATGAATTAACACCATGGATACCTGTAATTGCAGCTAGGTATGGGAAAAAAAggagtttaattaaaaacataatcTGCCCATGCATGTTTGGTGAAAACTGCAGTTGTTGCAGCTACACCTGCTGTCCTTTTTGCAGGACTTGGTGCCCATGATGCCAGCTCATTACCCAtacagcttttcttctttaatcCTGTAAAGACGTGTGGAAGTAATATTTGTTTCATTGTAGAATTAAGAATGTTATAGCATTTTGGTTTTGAAGTTCAAAAATGGAATTGATTTTCATTCTTTAGATTTCAGTCTGGTGAAAAATTACTGTTGTGTCCTACCTTTCGTTGAACTGTTCTGCTCATGACAACCAGTTGCAATAGGTTGATACCTAGAGATTTAGTCCCACGAACCAATCTACTACAGTAATTTGCTATAGCAAATAATTTGCGAAACAGTATCTTTGTTTATACAAATACAGTTACTGAAAGAGGAACATACTTATATTATTTCTTAAAGCCCTGTCACTTCATAAAAATTGCCATTATTGCTTGTATCTAATGGGTTTTTACATTTATGCATGTTTATCATCCTTCTCGTAGGTCTTCCTATTCTTGCTGCTACTTTGTGCTGCCATGTTGCTTCTTTGATTTCCATGGAAAGTATAGCCGAAGACAAAGCAAGAAGACTCAGTACAGAGAATATCTTGATTTTGTTTCCCAAGTGGGATTTGTATGTGGCTTTCATGTAGAAGAAGATTGCCTTAGAATTCCCTCAACTAaaagggtaatttttttttttaataatgttgcTAGCTGGCTGAAGCATATGGATGTTTGTTCATTATTACTGTTGTGTAAGACCAGGCTATGGTCAACTGCATTACTTCAGACAGTGTTCTCTGAAGAGAGGTTAAAAGTATTCATTTGTTTCTTGGGTGATCTGCTATATCAAACTTAAGGTCATAGGTACAATTCCAAAGATGACAAAGAGTGGAAGGTTTTATGGTTATTTTTTATGCATCTCTATGGGATGAAAAACTTTTACACTCACTTTTCACCTTAATTTCCCAACTGCCTTTGTTGGTTCCTTTTACCTCAGTTATTGCTGATTTTTCATGTCCCATGAAATTCAAAGTGAAATATTCTCAAACTAAAAAGAGGTGTTCAGCCTTAATCTTGTAAGTAATCTGAGGTTCAGGAAAAATCTTTTTGTTCTTGTTGGTTGTATGGTGTGATGGATTATGGTTTGATTACTAGATTTCTTCCATggttccaaaattaaaaaattgaaagaaaacccACCTCAGACTAATGAGCATTGAGTTCCAATGAACATCTCCTTTAGTTAGATTTAAAAACCTGGTAAGTCATGTGCAGGTTGGGGGACTGTGTATAAACATGGGACTCTATATAAATAGTATGATAGAAATAATGATTTACCTGTTTCTGCTAAAATAGGTGTGTCTTATTGGGAAAAACAGGACCTATCCACCCGTGCAATGTGCTCTGATTGACAAGCAGATAACACAGTATATTCATGATCATCAGACTTGTACTCTGGTCACACATGACAGAAGAGCTGGATTTAGTCATAATGATGCCTCTGACAATGTTTGCAAAGAAGCAGGCACTGAATTTCCTGGAAATGAGCCTGAGACCGCTGGTAGAATTTGGATGCCTGGATTTCAACCTAGGGAAAAAGTAGAACAAGTCAGAAATTGTGCTGCTCTCCCTCGGGATTTTGTAGATGATGTGGTTCTGAATGTGGCAAACTTGCTGTTAAATGCAACCCAAGAAAAATCATGCTGTGATACACACAGCGCAAGTATGAACACCTGGAATCAAGGAAGTAAGATTGTTTTTCCAATAAATCTACATTATTGTAAGTTTAGTATGTGAATAGATTTTAGGAAATAGAGTGAACAGTAATGTAACAATCTCTATCAGCAAGGGCAAAAAATAATGGCAAGCACTGCTGGAAAGACAATCAGAGGCCTTTTTTTAACTATATCTTTTTGCACACTGGGATGCAAGTAAGTCATATAAATTCTATTTTGTattatttgctttatattttccCTCTACACTTAAATATAATATTGATTTTGGcttagtatttaaaaacaaaacaaaactgctccCCATTGCCCAAAACACATCAGTCTACACCTATTTTGGGCGAATATTAAGTTTGTTTTTGGATAGTCACATAATAACTGGCTATAATTCTCTAAGAAATGTTTTGAAGTGCCATTTGGTCACCATCATGACTAGGAATGTTTAGTTAGTTTAGTCCCAAGGAAAAAGAATAGAGGTTTCTGTTAATTTTATAAACACAGTAGTTCTAGAACACTGCTatcttctttctgctttcctccctccGTGTTTATTATTTACTTCACTGTCTTCTGTCATATGTTAATGTTCTAGGAGATCCTGAGTCAGAGTCTCTGTACTACATGCATGAAAACAGTGCTTAGCACAATGAGGATTGTatattactgtttaaaaaaaaaaaaaaaaaaaaaaaaaaggcgtgtGTAGGGTGGTAAATTGCGTCTTACTGTGGAAATTCTGACTTGAGTCCTGAAGAATGAAAGCTTCCATTTTACAGacaatatacatataaaatacatacCAAGCATGATACTGGGAGCACAAAGTTGCTGCAGTGCTTGTAGGTAATTCATAGATTCTGTTTGTAATTTTTGATTTATACAGAAGTTAAGAGTTCATGGGAGAAGCAGGGCATTTTAgtgttttttgtatatatatgtatttaatacCTACATCGTTATTTATTGCAGAAAGCCTTTCCTTGAAAGAAGTAGCAGAGCACTTAAATAAAGAGACTTTAAAAAGGCTAAAGAGTGAATATGGAGGCCTACAGACACTGCTCAAGAACAGCCATCAAGTATTTGAAGGTAAAGactagagagattttttttttcctgttttttaataATGTGTTACATGGCTGCTCTATGCTTCTCTACTTTCCATTGTAGTGGGATGTTTTTAATTGCTATATATATCTTTGTGGAAAACTGGGTGGTGCTTATGTATTGCTTTATTGCTCCAAGATACTATTAGTTAAAACTCTCCTTTGAATAAGATTGGAAAGGCAGCTGTCAGCAAAGAGTTGTTCTTAGACCAGTTGTGTCTGAAAAGACAGCTCTTTAGCAGGGCAGCCCTTTAGTTAAAGTGGTTATTTGGATGCTATAGCCTAACTAGagagaacttttctttttcctgtaatgatttgggggggggggggcagggaaggcagTCAAGTACAGAGTAATTTCACTGAGATTTAGTCGGAACTTAATAACCCCACAAAATAAATGCCAACACAGAATAAAACTAGTCTAGTAAAGAACCTTTAACTGTGTGAGGCTTAATGTGTTTAATTAGCCTGGATAGCAGTTTACAGAATACAGAATGGCATGGGTTAAATGTTCCAAGCTACAAAAGTGTGATAGAGAGGATATAGTTTTAGTAGAATATGAAAATAGAATATGACAATTCATAAGTGGTAGATTCTTCCATCAtcgttttcactgtttttttctttacatttttctttctttttgttactttttctttgttctgttctgttttgcttaCACATGTAAGGAGTTGACAGACGTTCACAGATAAATCTGTGTACAGCTTATGGTCCTGACACAGTAAACGaataaaaaaccccaccaaagtTAAGAACCAAAAAGAATCCCTGGTACAGTGCTGAATCCCTGTTAATTAGGATGGTTCCTACCCGTCGACTGTTGGTTCATATGCAAGATTAGACTTGCCAGCTCTTTTGTGCAGTCTGTACTTTGGTCAGTTGAACCTTTGTCTTTGTAAGAGCATTTCTTTCTAGTTAAAGTTGCAGAAGACTCTTACTGGATTTTTGCTGCTGATTGCATTTTAAATGTGGAGTAATGAAGTTTTGAACAAGGGAAAGATTGATGTTTATAAAGTTGAAGGTTCAGGAGTTGCAATCTGAATTTAGaggattttaatttaaatgatcctaaatggtatttttttaaaaaggaagacaaacaaACTCTCTGTAAAGATGATAGAAAGAAGCCTCAGGCTGTTCGATAGGACAGCAAAACATCTCACAAGGGCAATCAATCAATTCTTCTTTAGACCGTGTCTACATTATCTCAGTTTGTTGTGCACATCTTTCTATTTCTGTGCAAATTATACATTTTGGTTTTGCCCGAGTGATCCATTTGTAGCATATGTATTTTATTCACAGGATGTCactatgcatttttttccagtacaATTCCCATGACTCTCTATTAACAGCtgtattcttttgtttgtttttaaatcttagtTCTAAATGGGAGAGTTCATATTCgtgactggagaaaagagaaaccatCAAGGAAAAACAAGCCTGAAGTAAAACGACACCTTTCAGCTGAAGCATTTAAAACGCGTCTCTGTTGGTTTTTCATTCATCATCCTGATGGCTGTTCTTTGCCTGCTGAATCTTGTCCGTATGCTCATGGGACTGAGGAGCTAAGACAGTCTCagattatgaaaaagaaaaaacatacacaataataaaatgctgcaatttatttttaaacaacttgTGTACATGAATGGATTTATGATTGACTTGGACTGCCTAGTGCATGAACACCTGTATGATAAGGTTTTTGTTTCAttcatatgtattttattttccaatttctttataaattctcctgtatttttttattttattattaattgaGAGAGAGGATGGTAAAGTATGTATATACTTTCagattttgtttacttttaaaagaTGTGGCTTGTCTCACATGCATTTGCAATACACTTTGAGTAACTAGAAAAGTAAAAATCTTAAAATCATAGGACATTGTGAATCATCTTTGATCAGTTCATTTGTATATGATGATGTACCTATGAACCCTGCAAATTAACTCAAAGCTTTCCAGTAGGATTTATGCTTTCCTATTACTCACTGTGGCTCAGTTGGAGTCAGAAAGTAGAGAGATTTCATTCTTTTCTGACTTGTGATAGCCTTTTGTCCCTATTactatctctcttttttttttaattttaattttaattttttttttaattttaagtatcTAAGCATAGTTAAGTGTATAGTGTGTAGTCTGTCTAATAATATTAGAATGGAAGGGGGCATGCTTGTCAGataacagaaagagaagacttttgCTGAAGAAATTACAATGTAACAAGATAAATTAAGGGTAAGTTACTAAAGGAGAAATTTGGAAGTGAGAGCGAGGGTGTAGCTCTGGATCCTACCTTTCTCCTATAATGAGGTTCGAAGAGTGGGTAAGCTATGCGTGCAAGGAATTTGAAgaataaaggaaggaaataattgaagacaaaggaaaaaggaagggtgGCACTGAAAACCTCTTTCAAAGCAGTTCCAAAGACACTTTCCTCACAGCCTTTGCTTTAAACCAaaacttttttacttttaaaacaggCTGCAACCCATAGCATGCAGAAGAAGGGACTAAATCTGGCACCTGACCCCTTACTCAGAGATCACTTACCATGCTATCCACCTGCCAGGTAGTACAGCCACGTGGCCCACCTCCAACAGGAGCTGTGGTGGACTCTCTGGGCCTTCCCCAGCTGCTGTGCTATGCAGCATTGTATATCTTGTCTTGAATTTAAGACTAATGTGTCTAGTGCTTTGTCCCAGAGATTACAAAACCTACAAATTTGGGTGGGGTGAGGGAATCATGCTTATAGTGGATCCCGCTCTGAGGGGAAAGCCTGCAGGATGTAGTTCAGTGAGGGTTATTGGACCTAAGGGAAAGAGCAATAGCATCAGCTATGTAAAGTGCAATTCCTGTGAAACAGGACAGCACAGTAAGAGAATGCAGCTGATAGAGTGGTTGTTGTTTAGCTTTCGTAAACATTTCTGATAAATGTTTAGCTTACAGAGGGGAAGAAAGTTAAGAAAAGCCATGGAATCATTTTATATATCTATGAATAATCAACTGAAGTTTTAGCCTTAGTTAGCCTTAGCTTGGTTGCATGTAAAGTAAGAAGAGTTCCCCAAGATGCTTATTCACTATAATAATAAGTTTGGTGAAGAGGGAACCCCTATAAAATCATATTCATACTGTTTCCAGATGTAGATTGTTTCCAGATGgtgcaaagagcaaaaccagactctcaagttttttttctaatcatCAACACCTTTGATGCTTCACCTTGGAGGAGGATGTGTTTGACTTGAAACAGGTGCTTTCCTGAATTAGAGTTCACCTGCAGAGCCCCTAAATACTTCAGATGGGCTTGCATGAAGTCAGGGTTAAGAAGTtgaagga from Apteryx mantelli isolate bAptMan1 chromosome 5, bAptMan1.hap1, whole genome shotgun sequence includes:
- the TRMT44 gene encoding probable tRNA (uracil-O(2)-)-methyltransferase, which gives rise to MALVAAAAVRDGGSALPRGFWAAVRVWLEKPQVANRRLCGAAIEAEGPVRLGEGGGAAPAAAAATGGEGGQEALERLWREVRSGDRLLPPPLRAWGGPGRGAELHAVLRALLPRARAGPPAAPPRELVIQDAFNGTVTFLPLEENSEGKYQIKKCNIYQIQLTHIKDEEWSMSIIVSSSENWFSDGIAYPKLAWLGNELLSKLAKWSVEKKHSEFKSTLSLIPVTKYSKVYQELKEKYKEMVKVWPEVTDPEKFVYEDVAIAAYLLILWEEERKEKGLFKKQSFVDLGCGNGLLVHILSNEGHSGRGIDVRRRKIWDMYGSETHLEECTIMPGDSHLFPDIDWLIGNHSDELTPWIPVIAARSSYSCCYFVLPCCFFDFHGKYSRRQSKKTQYREYLDFVSQVGFVCGFHVEEDCLRIPSTKRVCLIGKNRTYPPVQCALIDKQITQYIHDHQTCTLVTHDRRAGFSHNDASDNVCKEAGTEFPGNEPETAGRIWMPGFQPREKVEQVRNCAALPRDFVDDVVLNVANLLLNATQEKSCCDTHSASMNTWNQGKSLSLKEVAEHLNKETLKRLKSEYGGLQTLLKNSHQVFEVLNGRVHIRDWRKEKPSRKNKPEVKRHLSAEAFKTRLCWFFIHHPDGCSLPAESCPYAHGTEELRQSQIMKKKKHTQ